The proteins below are encoded in one region of Xenopus laevis strain J_2021 chromosome 8L, Xenopus_laevis_v10.1, whole genome shotgun sequence:
- the cd99l2.L gene encoding CD99 antigen-like protein 2 isoform X3: MQAYGQDFDLYDALGDPTEKPKPKPKPPKTPTHDSGDLDLSDFFDTPIKTTTKPPRRVTKPPPKQPDPNDFDLSDALDGKNDRKDGSKDSDKSSGVRHYDISDSDLEDIFNDGYNPDKKKGGGGGGGRAAGQGDNDGSDSRFGSQAETGTIAGIASALAMALIGAVSSYISYQQKKFCFSIQEGLNAEYVKGENMEAVVCEEPQVNYSALESQSAAPLREDGAKV; the protein is encoded by the exons ATGCAGG caTATGGTCAAGATTTTGACTTGTATGATGCTCTAGGGGATCCAACTGAAAAAC CTAAACCAAAGCCTAAACCACCCAAAACCCCAACTCATGACTCAG GTGACCTggatttaagtgatttttttgatACTCCAATAAAGACAACAACCAAGCCACCAAGAAGAGTCACAAAACCCCCACCAAAACAGCCAG ATCCAAATGACTTTGACTTGTCAGATGCCTTGGATGGAAAGAACGACAGGAAAGATG GTTCGAAGGATAGTGATAAATCCTCAGGAGTTAGACACTATG ACATTTCAGATTCGGATTTAGAGGATATTTTCAACGATGGATATAACCCAGACAAGAAAAAAG GTGGCGGCGGAGGAGGAGGCAGAGCCGCGGGTCAGGGAGATAATGATGGCTCTGATTCTAGATTTG GCAGTCAAGCAGAGACTGGGACTATTGCTGGGATTGCCAGTGCTTTGGCAATGGCATTAATTGGTGCAGTATCCAGCTACATTTCATACCAACAGAAGAAGTTCTGCTTCAGTATACAAG AAGGTCTTAATGCCGAGTATGTGAAGGGAGAGAATATGGAGGCTGTAGTGTGTGAAGAGCCACAAG tgaattattcTGCTCTGGAATCTCAGTCGGCGGCTCCACTAAGAGAAGACGGTGCAAAGGTTTGA
- the cd99l2.L gene encoding CD99 antigen-like protein 2 isoform X1, which produces MAKWSSPLVFALAFLAVGWKAYGQDFDLYDALGDPTEKPKPKPKPPKTPTHDSGDLDLSDFFDTPIKTTTKPPRRVTKPPPKQPDPNDFDLSDALDGKNDRKDGSKDSDKSSGVRHYDISDSDLEDIFNDGYNPDKKKGGGGGGGRAAGQGDNDGSDSRFGSQAETGTIAGIASALAMALIGAVSSYISYQQKKFCFSIQEGLNAEYVKGENMEAVVCEEPQVNYSALESQSAAPLREDGAKV; this is translated from the exons ATGGCCAAATGGAGTTCACCTCTCGTCTTTGCCCTGGCTTTTTTGGCTGTGGGCTGGAAGG caTATGGTCAAGATTTTGACTTGTATGATGCTCTAGGGGATCCAACTGAAAAAC CTAAACCAAAGCCTAAACCACCCAAAACCCCAACTCATGACTCAG GTGACCTggatttaagtgatttttttgatACTCCAATAAAGACAACAACCAAGCCACCAAGAAGAGTCACAAAACCCCCACCAAAACAGCCAG ATCCAAATGACTTTGACTTGTCAGATGCCTTGGATGGAAAGAACGACAGGAAAGATG GTTCGAAGGATAGTGATAAATCCTCAGGAGTTAGACACTATG ACATTTCAGATTCGGATTTAGAGGATATTTTCAACGATGGATATAACCCAGACAAGAAAAAAG GTGGCGGCGGAGGAGGAGGCAGAGCCGCGGGTCAGGGAGATAATGATGGCTCTGATTCTAGATTTG GCAGTCAAGCAGAGACTGGGACTATTGCTGGGATTGCCAGTGCTTTGGCAATGGCATTAATTGGTGCAGTATCCAGCTACATTTCATACCAACAGAAGAAGTTCTGCTTCAGTATACAAG AAGGTCTTAATGCCGAGTATGTGAAGGGAGAGAATATGGAGGCTGTAGTGTGTGAAGAGCCACAAG tgaattattcTGCTCTGGAATCTCAGTCGGCGGCTCCACTAAGAGAAGACGGTGCAAAGGTTTGA
- the cd99l2.L gene encoding CD99 antigen-like protein 2 isoform X4 — translation MAKWSSPLVFALAFLAVGWKAYGQDFDLYDALGDPTEKPKPKPKPPKTPTHDSGDLDLSDFFDTPIKTTTKPPRRVTKPPPKQPDPNDFDLSDALDGKNDRKDGGGGGGGRAAGQGDNDGSDSRFGSQAETGTIAGIASALAMALIGAVSSYISYQQKKFCFSIQEGLNAEYVKGENMEAVVCEEPQVNYSALESQSAAPLREDGAKV, via the exons ATGGCCAAATGGAGTTCACCTCTCGTCTTTGCCCTGGCTTTTTTGGCTGTGGGCTGGAAGG caTATGGTCAAGATTTTGACTTGTATGATGCTCTAGGGGATCCAACTGAAAAAC CTAAACCAAAGCCTAAACCACCCAAAACCCCAACTCATGACTCAG GTGACCTggatttaagtgatttttttgatACTCCAATAAAGACAACAACCAAGCCACCAAGAAGAGTCACAAAACCCCCACCAAAACAGCCAG ATCCAAATGACTTTGACTTGTCAGATGCCTTGGATGGAAAGAACGACAGGAAAGATG GTGGCGGCGGAGGAGGAGGCAGAGCCGCGGGTCAGGGAGATAATGATGGCTCTGATTCTAGATTTG GCAGTCAAGCAGAGACTGGGACTATTGCTGGGATTGCCAGTGCTTTGGCAATGGCATTAATTGGTGCAGTATCCAGCTACATTTCATACCAACAGAAGAAGTTCTGCTTCAGTATACAAG AAGGTCTTAATGCCGAGTATGTGAAGGGAGAGAATATGGAGGCTGTAGTGTGTGAAGAGCCACAAG tgaattattcTGCTCTGGAATCTCAGTCGGCGGCTCCACTAAGAGAAGACGGTGCAAAGGTTTGA
- the cd99l2.L gene encoding CD99 antigen-like protein 2 isoform X2, with the protein MAKWSSPLVFALAFLAVGWKAYGQDFDLYDALGDPTEKPKPKPKPPKTPTHDSGDLDLSDFFDTPIKTTTKPPRRVTKPPPKQPDPNDFDLSDALDGKNDRKDDISDSDLEDIFNDGYNPDKKKGGGGGGGRAAGQGDNDGSDSRFGSQAETGTIAGIASALAMALIGAVSSYISYQQKKFCFSIQEGLNAEYVKGENMEAVVCEEPQVNYSALESQSAAPLREDGAKV; encoded by the exons ATGGCCAAATGGAGTTCACCTCTCGTCTTTGCCCTGGCTTTTTTGGCTGTGGGCTGGAAGG caTATGGTCAAGATTTTGACTTGTATGATGCTCTAGGGGATCCAACTGAAAAAC CTAAACCAAAGCCTAAACCACCCAAAACCCCAACTCATGACTCAG GTGACCTggatttaagtgatttttttgatACTCCAATAAAGACAACAACCAAGCCACCAAGAAGAGTCACAAAACCCCCACCAAAACAGCCAG ATCCAAATGACTTTGACTTGTCAGATGCCTTGGATGGAAAGAACGACAGGAAAGATG ACATTTCAGATTCGGATTTAGAGGATATTTTCAACGATGGATATAACCCAGACAAGAAAAAAG GTGGCGGCGGAGGAGGAGGCAGAGCCGCGGGTCAGGGAGATAATGATGGCTCTGATTCTAGATTTG GCAGTCAAGCAGAGACTGGGACTATTGCTGGGATTGCCAGTGCTTTGGCAATGGCATTAATTGGTGCAGTATCCAGCTACATTTCATACCAACAGAAGAAGTTCTGCTTCAGTATACAAG AAGGTCTTAATGCCGAGTATGTGAAGGGAGAGAATATGGAGGCTGTAGTGTGTGAAGAGCCACAAG tgaattattcTGCTCTGGAATCTCAGTCGGCGGCTCCACTAAGAGAAGACGGTGCAAAGGTTTGA